The genomic region CAGAAAGGAACTTCAGCGATATAGAAGGATACTTTAATAATAAATCTTGTATATCGGAACGTTTAATCATACAAATTTTAGTGTCTTTCATTGCTTCGGCGTAGGATTCATGAATACCTTCAGAAAACAAAGCCATTTCACCCGTAAAATCCCCTACATTTAGTATCCGAACCAGTTGCTCTTTACCGGATGCCGATAGGCGGTAGATACGCACTCTTCCGCTACTAATGATGTAAAGAGAATCCGACTTATCTCCCGCATGATAAATGATTTCGTTTTTTTGATAAGATACCGATTGCGTTGTTTTCATTATTTCATTCAGCTGTTCTTCTTCTAAGTGATTAAAAATCGGAACCAAAGAGACACACGACTTGTGCAACCCTTCATTTTTATCTAGATGTACATCGCAGTGACTCATACGATTGTTCCCTCCTTTTTATAAGAAAAATTTCTCCTTATCATTATTGTAACAAATTTACTTGATGAAATCAGATAAAAAAAAGACGTTACTCAGTGAGTAACGTCCCAATAAGATTAAACGATTGGTGGTGTTCCTTCAGTATTACCAACTACTGCGTCAACTTGAAGCAATGCGCCTTCAGGTAAAGCTGCTACTTCAGCAACCGTACGAGCAGGTGTGCCTTCTGGGAAGAATGATTGATAAGCTTCGTCAATAGCTTCCAAGTCTGCTAAGTCTTTAACAAATACATTTACCTTTACAATATCTTCCATTGCATGGTCGATACTTTCTACAATCGCTTGGATGTTTGTTAGAATTTGTTTTGTTTGTTCTTTTACATCACCAGCTACCATTTGACCGCTTTTTGGATCAATTCCTAGTTGTGCAGAAAGGTGGTTGTAGTGAGAAAATGCAACAGTTTGTGTAGACAATGAATCAATTGGTGCATTTTCTGTATTATTAGCTTCAACAATTAAACCATGGCGATCTTCAATTGCTTGTGGAGGTGTCCCATCACCATGGGATACAACTGCATCCATTTGTACCAAAGCACCCATTGGTAAATTAGAAGCTGCTACAATTGTACGCGCTGGTAAATAGTTGACTGCCCTTGCAATACCAGAATCAGGGAAAAAGGCTGCATAAACTTCGTTAACAGCTTCTAGATCTGAATAGTTTTTTAAATAAACGTTTACTTTAACAATGTCATCAAATGGAACGTCAATACTTTCTAGAATTGCCTTCATATTTTTAAGACACTGACGCGCTTGTTCTTTCACGTCTTCTGCAACAATTCTTCCTGATTTAGGTTCGATTGGCAGTTGAGCAGAAAGATTATTATAATGAGAAAAAGCGACTGATTGTGTTGATAGATGACTGATTGGTGCGTGTGCTGTATTGTTGGTAAGTTTTATTAAATCACCGGCTTGTGGTTCATTAGGAATTGTTCCTTCACCGTAGGACAAAAGTGCTTCTACTTGTACGGACGCATCCATTGGTAAAGCTTTTACTGCTACCACTGTACGTGCTGGTACATAACTTGGAAATGCTGCATGGTATGCTTC from Jeotgalibaca dankookensis harbors:
- a CDS encoding Crp/Fnr family transcriptional regulator, whose product is MSHCDVHLDKNEGLHKSCVSLVPIFNHLEEEQLNEIMKTTQSVSYQKNEIIYHAGDKSDSLYIISSGRVRIYRLSASGKEQLVRILNVGDFTGEMALFSEGIHESYAEAMKDTKICMIKRSDIQDLLLKYPSISLKFLSEFSNRLEESEKQTTRFSTEQVDTRIALFLVESLDEADSESLELTLPMTKKNMASYLGTTPETISRKFNELEERGYIKQLSHKKIKIIDIDGLLLV
- a CDS encoding RidA family protein, with amino-acid sequence MTGFNAVLSRNIEGAPKNIGPYSQTVAFSHYNNLSAQLPIDPQTGSLVAGGAKEQAEQCFKNIKTVVEGIDHVMTDVVRVNIFVTNMMDMDAVEEAYHAAFPSYVPARTVVAVKALPMDASVQVEALLSYGEGTIPNEPQAGDLIKLTNNTAHAPISHLSTQSVAFSHYNNLSAQLPIEPKSGRIVAEDVKEQARQCLKNMKAILESIDVPFDDIVKVNVYLKNYSDLEAVNEVYAAFFPDSGIARAVNYLPARTIVAASNLPMGALVQMDAVVSHGDGTPPQAIEDRHGLIVEANNTENAPIDSLSTQTVAFSHYNHLSAQLGIDPKSGQMVAGDVKEQTKQILTNIQAIVESIDHAMEDIVKVNVFVKDLADLEAIDEAYQSFFPEGTPARTVAEVAALPEGALLQVDAVVGNTEGTPPIV